One Hordeum vulgare subsp. vulgare chromosome 4H, MorexV3_pseudomolecules_assembly, whole genome shotgun sequence DNA window includes the following coding sequences:
- the LOC123447627 gene encoding PRA1 family protein B2-like yields MSADGPGAVRRALDRACASLRTGRRALTRFAPRPSAFSPAPDAEAAAVRAVRNLRTFRVHYAVIQWALLLASLAPRHRASMLFLMAASKGLLLYGGLLRAFPNSALLRRLLDRRLVAAVFVVLVVADLAAAHAIPNLLFALAAGAPVVVLHAAFRVRDDLEPAASPDSAGGEEDKDKERTGVVVEKKEDGDVETGPTRRSATAAAAKS; encoded by the coding sequence ATGTCCGCCGACGGCCCCGGCGCGGTGCGCCGCGCGCTGGACAGGGCCTGCGCGAGCTTGCGCACCGGCCGGCGCGCGCTGACCCGCTTCGCGCCCCGCCCCTCGGCCTTCTCCCCGGCGCCCGACGCCGAGGCGGCGGCGGTCCGCGCCGTGCGCAACCTCCGCACCTTCCGCGTCCACTACGCCGTGATCCAGTGGGCGCTGCTgctggcctccctcgcgccccgCCACCGCGCCTCCATGCTCTTCCTCATGGCCGCATCCAAGGGCCTGCTCCTCTACGGGGGCCTCCTCCGGGCCTTCCCCAACTCGGCGCTCCTACGCCGCCTCCTCGACCGCCGCCTCGTCGCCGCCGtcttcgtcgtcctcgtcgtcgccgaccTCGCCGCCGCTCATGCCATACCCAACCTCCTCTTCGCCCTCGCCGCCGGCGCCCCCGTCGTCGTGCTCCACGCCGCGTTCCGCGTCCGCGACGACCTCGAGCCCGCCGCCTCCCCCGACAGCGCCGGAGGggaggaggacaaggacaaggagcggacgggggtggtggtggagaagaaggaggacggcGACGTGGAGACAGGGCCGACCCGCCGCTCCGCCACGGCGGCCGCCGCCAAGTCCTAG
- the LOC123450140 gene encoding ATPase 11, plasma membrane-type-like, with product MDSREEQPPAAEAKQEQQPANGLSDLNNETVDLEHIPVDEVFEHLRCTKEGLTTEAAQQRVEIFGLNKLEEKNESKILKFLGFMWNPLSWVMEAAAIMAIALAHGGSDLRGKSMGVDYHDFVGIVILLVVNSTISFIEENNAGNAAAALMARLAPKAKALRDGTWNELDASLLVPGDIISIKLGDIIPADARLLQGDPLKIDQSALTGESLPVTKHPGGGVYSGSTCKQGEIEAVVIATGIHTFFGKAAHLVESTTHVGHFQKVLTSIGNFCICSIAIGMTIELIVMAAVQHRPYRQTVDNLLVLLIGGIPIAMPTVLSVTMAIGSHKLAQQGAITKRMTAIEEMAGMDVLCSDKTGTLTLNKLTVDNNIIEVFTRGYEKSDVVLMAARASRLENQDAIDFAIVAMLPDPKEARAGIEEVHFLPFNPTDKRTALTYLDAKGKMHRVSKGAPEQILNLAANKSEIERKVHQVIDSFAERGLRSLAVAYQEVPEGTKESAGGPWQFIGLLPLFDPPRHDSAETIRRALDLGVSVKMITGDQLAIGKETGRRLGMGTNMYPSSSLLGDKVDSDIAVLPVDELIEQADGFAGVFPEHKYEIVKRLQARKHICGMTGDGVNDAPALKVADIGIAVADATDAARGASDIVLTEPGLSVIISAVLTSRAIFQRMKNYTIYAVSITIRIVLGFLLLACLWKFDFPPMMVLLIAILNDGTIMTISKDRVKPSPCPDSWKLAEIFATGVVLGTYLAVTTVLFFWAAYKTDFFPRHFNVDTMNMKSIHDSELIAQNTEKLASAVYLQVSTISQALIFVTRSRGWSFTERPGFLLMFAFVLAQLIASLLSALLNWETASIRGIGWGWTGVIWLYNIVIYMLLDPIKFAVRYGLSGRAWNLVTDRKVAFSNQKNFGKEASQAAWAHQQRTLHGLESAPGREKAASTELGHMVEETKRRAEITRLRTVHTLKGKVENAAKLKGIDLDDINNQHYTV from the exons ATGGACTCCAGGGAGGAGCAGCCGCCCGCCGCGGAAGCCAAGCAGGAGCAGCAGCCCGCCAATGGCCTCTCCGACCTCAACAACGAGACCGTCGATCTG GAGCACATCCCCGTGGATGAGGTTTTCGAGCACCTGAGGTGCACCAAGGAGGGCCTCACCACCGAGGCCGCCCAGCAGCGGGTCGAAATCTTCGGCCTCAACAAGCTCGAGGAGAAAAAC GAGAGCAAGATCCTCAAGTTCCTGGGATTCATGTGGAACCCGCTCTCGTGGGTGATGGAGGCCGCCGCAATCATGGCCATCGCCCTCGCGCACGGAGGAAGCGATCTCAGGGGAAAG TCGATGGGCGTAGACTACCACGACTTCGTTGGGATCGTCATTCTGTTGGTCGTCAACTCTACCATCAGCTTCATAGAGGAAAACAACGCTGGCAATGCCGCTGCCGCGCTCATGGCCCGCCTCGCACCAAAGGCCAAG GCGCTGCGTGATGGCACCTGGAATGAATTGGACGCATCGTTGTTGGTTCCGGGCGATATCATCAGTATTAAGCTTGGAGACATCATTCCTGCAGATGCGCGTCTTCTGCAGGGCGATCCGCTCAAAATTGATCAG TCTGCACTTACGGGAGAATCACTACCCGTAACTAAGCATCCTGGGGGTGGAGTTTACTCTGGTTCGACTTGTAAGCAGGGTGAAATAGAGGCAGTTGTTATTGCCACAGGGATCCATACTTTCTTTGGAAAAGCTGCTCACCTCGTTGAATCAACGACTCATGTTGGCCACTTTCAAAAG GTTCTGACATCGATCGGAAACTTCTGCATTTGCTCCATTGCCATTGGGATGACTATCGAGTTGATTGTCATGGCAGCTGTTCAACACAGACCGTACCGCCAGACAGTTGATAAccttctggtgcttctcattggAGGGATTCCAATTGCGATGCCCACGGTTCTGTCTGTAACTATGGCTATTGGATCACATAAGCTTGCACAACAG GGTGCTATTACCAAGAGAATGACTGCAATTGAAGAGATGGCCGGAATGGACGTGCTTTGCAGTGACAAAACAGGAACATTGACGCTCAACAAACTGACTGTAGACAACAATATAATTGAG GTTTTTACTAGAGGTTACGAAAAGAGTGATGTCGTGTTGATGGCCGCAAGGGCCTCAAGACTGGAGAATCAGGATGCTATTGATTTCGCTATTGTCGCAATGCTGCCAGACCCAAAAGAG GCACGTGCTGGCATTGAAGAAGTCCACTTCCTTCCATTTAACCCAACGGACAAGCGGACAGCTCTCACGTACTTGGATGCTAAGGGTAAAATGCACAGGGTTAGCAAAGGTGCTCCGGAACAG ATTCTGAACCTGGCAGCAAATAAATCTGAGATTGAAAGAAAGGTCCATCAAGTAATTGACAGTTTTGCTGAGAGAGGGCTGCGGTCGCTTGCTGTTGCATACCAG GAAGTTCCTGAAGGTACCAAGGAAAGTGCTGGTGGACCCTGGCAATTTATTGGTCTTCTCCCACTCTTTGATCCTCCCCGCCATGATAGTGCTGAAACCATACGCCGAGCTCTAGACCTTGGAGTCAGTGTGAAAATGATTACAG GTGATCAGTTGGCTATTGGTAAGGAAACTGGACGGAGGCTAGGAATGGGCACCAACATGTATCCGTCATCATCATTGCTTGGTGACAAAGTAGATAGTGATATCGCGGTCCTACCAGTGGACGAATTGATTGAGCAGGCAGATGGTTTTGCTGGAGTGTTCCCTG AGCACAAATATGAAATTGTCAAGAGGCTCCAAGCCAGAAAGCACATATGCGGCATGACAGGAGATGGAGTTAATGATGCACCTGCTCTGAAGGTGGCAGACATTGGAATCGCGGTGGCTGATGCAACTGATGCTGCTCGTGGGGCCTCTGATATTGTTCTGACAGAGCCTGGATTGAGTGTGATCATCAGTGCTGTTTTAACGAGTCGCGCCATTTTTCAGCGGATGAAAAATTATACA ATATACGCTGTTTCTATAACCATCCGTATTGTG CTTGGTTTTTTGCTCTTGGCGTGCCTTTGGAAGTTTGATTTCCCTCCAATGATGGTACTTCTGATAGCTATCCTTAATGATG GGACCATCATGACCATATCCAAAGATAGGGTGAAGCCATCTCCgtgtccagacagttggaagctAGCAGAGATCTTCGCGACAGGAGTGGTACTGGGGACTTACCTGGCCGTAACAACCGTTCTGTTCTTCTGGGCAGCTTACAAGACAGACTTTTTCCCG AGACACTTTAATGTTGACACGATGAATATGAAGAGTATTCATGACAGTGAGTTGATCGCCCAGAACACGGAGAAATTGGCCTCTGCCGTGTACCTCCAAGTGAGCACCATCAGCCAGGCCCTGATATTCGTGACGCGGTCGAGAGGCTGGTCCTTCACAGAGAGGCCCGGCTTCCTGCTTATGTTTGCGTTCGTCTTAGCGCAGCTG ATCGCGTCCTTGCTGTCTGCCCTGTTGAACTGGGAAACAGCCAGCATCAGAGGCATCGGGTGGGGCTGGACGGGCGTCATCTGGCTGTACAACATCGTCATCTACATGCTCCTGGACCCGATCAAGTTCGCCGTGCGTTACGGGCTTAGCGGGAGGGCCTGGAACCTCGTCACGGACCGCAAG GTGGCGTTTTCGAACCagaagaactttgggaaggaggcgTCGCAGGCGGCATGGGCGCACCAGCAGCGCACGCTGCACGGGCTTGAGTCGGCGCCGGGGCGGGAGAAGGCGGCGTCCACGGAGCTGGGCCACATGGTGGAGGAGACGAAGCGGCGCGCGGAGATCACGAGGCTGAGGACGGTGCACACGCTCAAGGGTAAGGTGGAGAACGCCGCCAAGCTCAAGGGCATCGACCTGGACGACATCAACAACCAGCATTACACCGTGTGA
- the LOC123450141 gene encoding deSI-like protein At4g17486, whose protein sequence is MRMRVLPALNGPAAAAAPPTAPPPLPSEAAPAPAPAPAPPPPATYAVYLNIYDISPINNYLYWFGLGIFHSAVEVHGMEFGYGAHEYATSGVFQVEPKSCPGFIFRRSVCMGTTNMSRAEVRTFLEDLAEDYHGDTYHLIVKNCNHFTADVCKRLTGKPTPGWVNRLARLGSVCNCVLPENIKVSAVRDETAHLEFSDDDLESDTSMVDDSDIGDLDHLLTTPNSDVIPPKDKTLTPGRESL, encoded by the exons atgcGCATGCGGGTGCTGCCGGCGCTCAACGGCCCCGCCGCAGCCGCAGCGCCGCCgacggctcctcctcctcttccttcggaAGCTGCACCGGCTCCGGCTCCGGCGCCTGCTCCGCCGCCTCCGGCTACCTACGCGGTCTACCTCAACATCTACGACATCTCCCCCATCAACAACTACCTCTACTGGTTCGGCCTCGGAATCTTCCACTCCGCCGTCGAAG TGCATGGAATGGAGTTTGGGTATGGAGCCCATGAATACGCGACCAGCGGAGTGTTCCAAGTAGAACCGAAAAGCTGTCCTGGTTTTATCTTCAGGCGCTCCGTGTGTATGGGTACCACCAATATGTCCCGGGCTGAAGTTCGCACTTTCCTTGAGGATCTTGCAGAGGATTATCATGGGGACACTTATCACTTGATTGTCAAGAACTGTAACCATTTCACAGCTGACGTCTGCAAGCGTTTGACCGGAAAGCCAACTCCTGGATGGGTGAATCGACTTGCCAGATTAG GTTCCGTCTGCAACTGTGTGCTGCCAGAAAACATCAAGGTTTCAGCGGTCAGAGATGAAACTGCACACCTTGAATTTTCCG ATGACGATTTGGAGTCGGACACGTCGATGGTCGACGACAGCGACATCGGTGATTTGGATCACCTCCTAACAACACCAAACAGCGACGTCATACCCCCAAAAGACAAGACGTTAACTCCTGGAAGAGAGAGCTTGTAA